One stretch of Desulfobacterales bacterium DNA includes these proteins:
- a CDS encoding ACT domain-containing protein translates to MIAYQLSVKAKNRPGFLAGITDILSNDRINIRAITITSFTGYGIINLLVDEPEHAERILRKEGFEVNLKKVLAVLIDDRPGGLNKLLQLLAKENINVEDAYGFVLESRKNAVFVIDVHQFDNATDIIEKAGYKTLNAAALAAMEPFHYLKY, encoded by the coding sequence ATGATAGCGTATCAACTTTCAGTTAAAGCGAAAAACAGACCCGGGTTTCTGGCCGGGATTACCGATATTCTTTCTAACGACAGAATCAATATCAGAGCGATTACGATAACCAGTTTTACAGGTTATGGTATTATAAATCTTCTTGTCGATGAACCGGAACATGCGGAACGGATACTGAGAAAAGAAGGGTTTGAAGTAAATCTCAAGAAAGTTCTGGCCGTGTTGATCGATGACCGGCCCGGTGGCCTCAACAAGCTGCTGCAGCTGCTGGCAAAAGAAAATATTAATGTGGAGGATGCGTACGGTTTTGTTTTGGAAAGCCGGAAAAATGCCGTTTTTGTCATCGATGTTCATCAGTTTGATAACGCTACGGATATTATTGAAAAAGCAGGTTATAAGACATTGAATGCAGCGGCGTTAGCAGCAATGGAGCCCTTTCATTATTTGAAATATTAG
- a CDS encoding DnaJ domain-containing protein: MNNDFYYAILGLDQDASIEDAKQAYKSMVKSWHPDQFVNDPDLKKNAEEKLKDINIAYHAIQQAINARKSEISSNLNGGHFQSEFLPFREKRQPGHFIKHLFSFLINVLDRIFASREMGKKARLSTGPGKKRSCNTRQNSGHRDSMRQFDDRGFREILKGKLQSGTGRYGELRSGQPNFQTGRPPGMRSLRKHRYVRTRTGIVDSEPVSPVSPVGRVKGIGKYR, translated from the coding sequence ATGAATAATGATTTTTACTATGCCATATTGGGACTTGATCAGGATGCATCGATTGAGGATGCCAAGCAGGCATACAAAAGTATGGTAAAATCCTGGCATCCGGATCAGTTCGTAAATGACCCGGATTTGAAAAAAAATGCCGAGGAAAAATTAAAAGATATCAATATTGCCTATCATGCCATTCAACAAGCTATCAATGCCCGGAAGTCTGAAATATCGTCAAACCTGAACGGGGGACATTTTCAAAGCGAATTTTTACCATTTCGCGAAAAACGGCAACCCGGCCATTTTATCAAGCACCTGTTTTCTTTTTTGATCAACGTTCTGGATCGGATATTTGCTTCACGGGAAATGGGAAAAAAGGCACGGCTGTCAACCGGTCCGGGGAAAAAACGGAGTTGTAACACCCGACAAAATTCCGGTCACCGCGACTCGATGCGTCAATTCGATGATCGCGGATTCAGGGAAATCCTGAAAGGGAAACTGCAGTCGGGAACCGGCCGGTACGGTGAACTCCGATCCGGTCAACCAAATTTTCAGACGGGTAGGCCGCCGGGTATGAGATCGTTGCGGAAGCACCGATATGTCAGAACCCGCACCGGTATCGTCGATTCAGAACCCGTCAGCCCCGTCAGCCCTGTCGGTCGGGTCAAGGGGATCGGCAAGTACCGATAA
- a CDS encoding integration host factor subunit alpha, whose protein sequence is MTLTKAHIVEYVQDQLGFARNQSSEVLEILLEIMKKTLESNEDILISGFGKFCVKSKSERRGRNPATGQDMKLSGRRVVTFKCSGQLRKRINP, encoded by the coding sequence ATGACGCTTACAAAGGCTCATATCGTAGAATATGTCCAGGATCAGCTTGGATTTGCGAGAAATCAAAGTAGTGAAGTTCTTGAAATACTTTTGGAGATAATGAAGAAAACATTGGAATCCAATGAAGATATTCTAATCAGCGGGTTTGGTAAATTCTGTGTAAAATCCAAAAGTGAACGAAGAGGCCGGAATCCTGCGACCGGGCAGGATATGAAATTGTCCGGCAGACGGGTGGTTACGTTCAAGTGTTCCGGTCAGTTGAGGAAACGAATTAATCCGTAG
- a CDS encoding CBS and ACT domain-containing protein produces the protein MYVGRVMHTDLVTVPPNTPLGDAREIIKDKRIDHLLVVDKSKGLVGLVSDRDLKQSWASPATTLSTHELSYLLDKITVDMIMVKKIITVTPDTTIERAALIMQENRIGSLPVIDHDKKLVGIITTTNVLEVLLEALGIGTDSKRFIVLVKDRIGSIAEVARILKEQGINILSLVSWPEKNYPDVYQLVMRVPAEDDEKAISSLIKNGFPVITEYVKDHGPFIKAI, from the coding sequence ATGTACGTTGGCCGAGTAATGCATACCGATCTTGTTACGGTGCCGCCAAACACCCCGCTGGGTGATGCAAGGGAAATCATCAAGGACAAACGCATAGATCATTTGCTGGTTGTCGACAAGTCAAAAGGTCTGGTCGGCCTTGTCTCGGACAGAGACTTGAAACAAAGCTGGGCGTCGCCCGCCACCACATTGAGCACACATGAACTGAGCTACCTTCTTGACAAAATCACCGTAGATATGATCATGGTTAAAAAAATCATCACGGTCACCCCGGACACGACCATTGAACGGGCCGCCCTGATCATGCAGGAGAATCGAATCGGCTCTCTGCCGGTTATCGATCACGACAAAAAGCTTGTCGGCATTATCACCACGACTAACGTTTTAGAAGTGCTGCTGGAAGCTCTTGGCATTGGAACAGACAGCAAACGGTTTATTGTACTGGTTAAAGACCGGATCGGATCCATAGCTGAAGTGGCAAGGATTCTCAAAGAGCAGGGAATTAATATCCTGAGTCTGGTCAGCTGGCCTGAAAAAAACTACCCCGACGTGTACCAGTTAGTCATGAGGGTCCCGGCTGAAGATGACGAAAAAGCGATATCATCGTTAATAAAAAACGGTTTTCCGGTAATTACCGAATATGTTAAAGATCATGGCCCGTTCATCAAAGCCATATAG
- the dinB gene encoding DNA polymerase IV — protein sequence MILHVDMDAFYASVEQLDNPHLKGRCVIVGGMTNRAVVATASYEARVYGVHSAMPMFEARRRCPRAVIVAPRMRRYKAVSDNIMAALEAFSPLVEPVSIDEAYVDISGCGRLYGPPEHIGNAVKEKIKEKFNLTCSVGIAPNKFLAKIASELKKPDGLTLITPEKAMDFIDTLPVGKVPGVGAVMARLLKRIGIRTLGEINRYPEKVLAENFGKAGRRLIELSKGLDHSRVVTERHHKSVSSEDTLEIDTGDRQLITQYILRQAQTVAGDLRKTGTRANTVTIKIKYSDFKQITRSITLLTPTQSSEIIYQRAVDLFKKISLHQRVRLVGVCASNLLPETMPVQMALLSQKQNSFSWEKIDKAIDTISFRFGKGAVQRASQIAPPEGVKLSQ from the coding sequence ATGATTCTGCATGTCGACATGGATGCGTTCTATGCTTCTGTGGAGCAGCTGGATAACCCGCACCTCAAGGGCCGGTGTGTGATAGTGGGCGGGATGACAAATCGTGCGGTCGTAGCAACAGCCAGTTATGAAGCCCGGGTCTATGGGGTTCATTCTGCCATGCCCATGTTTGAGGCAAGGCGCCGCTGCCCCCGGGCTGTGATCGTGGCGCCGAGAATGAGGCGGTATAAAGCGGTGTCAGATAATATTATGGCTGCGCTTGAAGCGTTCAGCCCTTTGGTCGAACCGGTTTCAATTGATGAAGCCTATGTGGATATATCGGGTTGCGGAAGGCTCTACGGGCCTCCGGAGCATATCGGAAATGCCGTAAAGGAAAAAATTAAGGAAAAATTCAACCTGACATGTTCGGTGGGGATTGCGCCTAATAAATTTCTGGCAAAGATCGCTTCAGAGCTGAAAAAGCCTGATGGGCTGACCCTGATCACCCCGGAGAAAGCCATGGATTTTATTGATACCCTCCCTGTGGGGAAAGTCCCGGGCGTGGGCGCTGTCATGGCCCGTCTTCTTAAACGGATAGGAATCCGGACTCTCGGGGAGATTAACCGCTATCCGGAAAAAGTCCTTGCGGAAAATTTTGGCAAAGCCGGGCGGCGGTTGATCGAACTGTCAAAAGGCCTGGATCACTCACGCGTTGTTACCGAACGGCATCATAAATCCGTAAGCAGTGAAGATACCCTGGAAATTGATACCGGCGACCGTCAGTTGATAACTCAATATATATTGAGACAGGCTCAGACAGTAGCCGGTGATCTCAGAAAAACGGGAACCCGGGCAAACACGGTTACGATCAAGATTAAGTATTCGGATTTTAAACAGATTACGCGAAGCATAACCCTCTTAACCCCCACCCAGTCTTCGGAAATAATTTATCAGAGAGCTGTCGATCTGTTCAAAAAGATCAGCCTTCACCAGCGAGTCAGATTGGTCGGTGTCTGTGCCTCAAATCTTCTCCCTGAAACCATGCCGGTTCAAATGGCGTTGCTTTCTCAGAAACAAAATTCATTTTCATGGGAGAAGATAGACAAGGCGATTGATACCATATCTTTTCGGTTCGGGAAGGGTGCTGTCCAGCGGGCAAGCCAGATTGCCCCGCCGGAAGGCGTAAAGTTGAGTCAATAG
- a CDS encoding TraR/DksA C4-type zinc finger protein, with product MSERDLASFREILLRQRREIFERLRQFKSDWKMIGDREIELEEESQKRDITLLHDKLDAFGTGQLEAIDLALYRIETGDYGNCENCRKPISLKRLEALPATRLCLKCARHYEKRQKKLPEAGEQIRQAGLPPEFKDFSDEELREVILEQLKFHGRVDLDELAISCKKGVIYLEGAVPSEKEHQIVLRVIREVMGVPSIIDYLDTDEVLWERERYASGRSDFPVSVDVENIAEDVFESQEEETPYMFPGQPPPEEE from the coding sequence ATGTCCGAACGAGATTTGGCAAGCTTCAGAGAGATATTGCTCAGACAACGCCGTGAAATTTTTGAACGGCTGCGTCAGTTCAAGTCCGACTGGAAAATGATCGGTGACCGGGAAATCGAGTTGGAAGAGGAGTCTCAGAAAAGGGATATTACGCTCCTGCATGATAAGCTCGATGCGTTTGGAACCGGGCAGCTGGAAGCGATAGATCTGGCGTTGTACAGAATAGAGACGGGAGATTACGGTAACTGCGAGAACTGCCGGAAGCCAATATCCTTAAAACGGCTTGAGGCACTTCCAGCAACTCGGTTGTGCCTGAAATGTGCGCGGCATTATGAAAAAAGGCAAAAAAAGCTTCCTGAAGCCGGGGAACAGATACGTCAGGCAGGGTTGCCGCCTGAGTTTAAAGATTTCAGTGATGAGGAATTGCGGGAGGTAATTCTGGAGCAGCTTAAATTCCATGGGCGAGTTGATCTGGATGAACTTGCGATATCATGTAAAAAAGGTGTTATATACCTGGAAGGCGCCGTTCCGAGCGAAAAAGAGCATCAGATCGTGTTGAGGGTGATCAGGGAGGTAATGGGGGTTCCTTCGATTATTGATTACCTCGATACAGATGAAGTGCTTTGGGAAAGAGAAAGATATGCCTCAGGGAGATCGGATTTTCCCGTAAGTGTGGATGTCGAAAACATCGCAGAGGATGTGTTCGAATCCCAGGAGGAGGAAACGCCTTACATGTTTCCTGGTCAGCCACCTCCAGAAGAAGAGTGA
- the raiA gene encoding ribosome-associated translation inhibitor RaiA, protein MKIPLQITSRNFELTDAIETAIREKALKLDQMFDQIMRCAVVVEIPHRNQQKGVLYNVRINITVPGTEIVVKREPHEDLYVSINNAFDTAQRQLQDAMSRRRGDVKYHEEAPRARIAKLFADEGYGFIATPEGREIYFHKNSLIGHDFEALQVGMPVRYIESVGEKGPQASTVKVD, encoded by the coding sequence ATGAAAATTCCTTTGCAGATTACATCTAGAAATTTTGAGCTGACTGATGCCATTGAAACCGCTATTCGCGAAAAAGCGTTAAAGCTGGATCAGATGTTTGACCAGATTATGCGCTGTGCAGTCGTAGTAGAAATTCCGCACCGGAATCAGCAAAAAGGCGTCCTGTATAATGTTCGGATCAACATAACCGTACCCGGAACGGAAATCGTTGTCAAAAGAGAGCCTCACGAGGATCTTTATGTTTCCATAAACAACGCATTTGATACGGCTCAGCGGCAGCTTCAGGATGCTATGAGCCGCAGGCGGGGAGATGTCAAATATCATGAGGAAGCTCCCCGGGCACGGATCGCAAAGTTGTTTGCTGATGAAGGGTATGGATTTATTGCCACTCCTGAAGGCAGGGAAATATATTTTCACAAAAACAGCCTGATCGGGCATGACTTTGAAGCGCTGCAGGTTGGCATGCCGGTACGATATATTGAGTCCGTGGGGGAAAAAGGACCTCAAGCCAGTACCGTCAAAGTCGACTGA
- a CDS encoding DUF2914 domain-containing protein: protein MDNFSIEEKDAQLLLKVKGRQSLSRRHRHMWRIRPTVLVLCLMVLLIYSGYLFYPSMAFNDNGQWVSTPENSDGNEKTPDKLYQEPISETATATIPVCRSGDAVKTGTFSSEPPSIPSNRTDPAQISRPVAAGSRISEPLAQSSANSLKITRTVVCNAIRDHQFIGEKHTFSIKKDRKACVWMEVNSKNIPRTLTHIYYRNGTKYCDVPLAVRYSRTRTWSCITLRRPDYTGFWSVEITDETGRVLNRVEFEVIP from the coding sequence ATGGATAATTTTTCAATAGAGGAAAAAGATGCTCAGCTGTTGCTGAAAGTAAAGGGCAGGCAATCTCTTTCCAGACGACACCGGCATATGTGGCGAATCAGGCCGACAGTTCTGGTCCTGTGCCTTATGGTGCTGTTGATATATTCCGGATATCTGTTCTATCCCTCTATGGCGTTTAACGATAACGGACAATGGGTATCGACCCCGGAGAATTCAGACGGCAATGAAAAAACCCCGGATAAACTTTATCAGGAACCCATATCAGAAACGGCCACTGCGACAATACCGGTCTGCCGGTCTGGCGATGCTGTAAAAACAGGCACTTTCAGCTCAGAGCCGCCTTCAATTCCAAGCAACCGGACTGACCCGGCTCAGATCAGCCGTCCGGTTGCAGCCGGCTCCCGGATATCAGAGCCTTTAGCGCAATCTTCCGCAAACAGTTTAAAAATCACCCGGACCGTCGTCTGCAACGCAATCAGAGACCATCAGTTCATCGGGGAAAAGCACACGTTTTCCATTAAAAAAGACCGCAAAGCTTGTGTCTGGATGGAAGTGAATTCCAAAAATATTCCCCGTACGCTGACCCACATTTATTACCGAAATGGGACAAAGTACTGTGATGTGCCGTTAGCCGTCAGATATTCCAGAACGAGAACATGGAGCTGTATTACGCTTCGCAGACCGGATTATACCGGATTCTGGTCGGTAGAAATCACTGATGAAACCGGTCGTGTCTTAAACCGCGTTGAATTTGAAGTCATTCCCTGA
- a CDS encoding universal stress protein encodes MIRLNKILTPVDGSDHSMRAARYAAALAGIVDAEIILVHCHKPFPVILGEPYYQKAVIAILEKSNEMLEPFRQLYLEHNLRFSERILEEPAGKAIAEVSEIEHCDLIIMGSRGQSDLKGLVIGSVAHRVLHSVTCPVLIVR; translated from the coding sequence ATGATCCGATTAAACAAAATTTTAACCCCGGTAGACGGCTCCGATCATTCCATGCGAGCTGCCAGATATGCAGCGGCACTCGCCGGGATAGTTGATGCGGAGATCATCCTGGTTCACTGCCACAAGCCCTTTCCGGTAATTCTGGGAGAACCCTATTACCAGAAGGCTGTAATTGCCATTCTGGAAAAATCAAATGAAATGCTGGAACCCTTCCGCCAGCTTTACCTGGAACATAATCTCCGGTTTTCGGAAAGAATTCTTGAAGAACCCGCGGGAAAAGCCATCGCTGAAGTTTCCGAGATCGAACATTGTGACCTGATCATCATGGGTTCACGGGGCCAGTCAGATCTGAAGGGGCTGGTAATAGGCAGCGTGGCACATCGGGTATTGCACTCGGTGACATGCCCTGTTCTTATTGTTCGCTGA
- a CDS encoding AAA family ATPase, translating to MYKQFFGFKEKPFKLVPNPSYLFLSRCHEEALAHLTYAVSQSDGFVEITGEVGTGKTTLCRVFLETLGDNVEVAYIFNPRLDSLQLLKAINDELGIRSDAENTKDLIDILNQFLMEKKAAGRTVILLIDEAQNLSEEVLEQLRLLSNLETTLSKLIQIILVGQPELGKKLDSPNLRQLAQRITLRYHLRPLSRKETKAYIQHRLHIAAQKPDIRFSPSACRKIFYFSGGIPRLINIVCDRALLAAYVRNEHQITGRLAASAISELRSGARHRFSRYPGLITLAAALLVSGIITVLVTSYGTNVRNALSLLHQRSPATSETARNPADTVQPKDDHHAAAVSFDAVNPTQFEYKPEPRPLQADKPDSSTSINLKEDEGQHSVPASGVTRDLSGYLASIYPNTSRVEAFRTAVSQWATDRTISSYLEDVNLNDDDFFYFLAKQHGLTCTRIKNSLALIGHLNLPVVLKCQLPDTEATIYLTLIQWYGMKLKIQAGQDQKPLIVDKDQLASIWTGGGYILWKNFSACTGTIPMNCPEESILTLKLLLKDIGFGHLPFNTHYDAQTRSAVQFIQQKHGLQVDGVVGPLTKIAIYNDKPGLPIPHLISR from the coding sequence ATGTATAAACAGTTTTTCGGATTCAAGGAAAAACCATTTAAACTGGTCCCGAATCCGTCCTACCTGTTCCTGAGCAGATGCCATGAAGAAGCATTGGCTCACCTGACCTATGCCGTTTCTCAAAGCGATGGGTTTGTGGAAATTACCGGTGAGGTCGGCACAGGCAAAACGACACTTTGCCGGGTTTTCCTCGAAACGTTGGGCGACAACGTGGAAGTGGCCTATATTTTCAATCCCAGGTTAGATTCGCTTCAACTGCTCAAAGCCATAAATGATGAACTTGGGATTCGATCCGATGCTGAAAATACCAAAGATCTGATCGACATACTCAACCAGTTCCTCATGGAAAAAAAGGCTGCCGGCCGCACAGTCATCCTGCTGATCGATGAGGCCCAGAACCTGTCCGAAGAGGTCCTTGAACAGCTGAGGCTGCTTTCCAATCTCGAAACCACCCTTTCCAAGCTCATACAAATTATCCTGGTCGGCCAACCGGAACTAGGGAAAAAACTCGATTCACCGAATCTCAGGCAGCTCGCCCAGAGAATTACCCTGCGATACCATCTCAGGCCTCTTTCCCGCAAAGAGACAAAGGCATATATACAACATCGCCTCCATATAGCCGCTCAAAAGCCGGATATACGGTTTTCACCATCGGCCTGCCGAAAAATTTTTTACTTCTCAGGCGGAATCCCCAGACTCATCAATATCGTCTGCGACAGGGCGCTTCTGGCAGCTTATGTCCGGAATGAACACCAGATCACCGGCCGGCTCGCAGCCTCCGCCATCTCGGAACTAAGGTCAGGAGCGCGTCACAGGTTTTCCCGTTACCCCGGACTGATCACTCTTGCGGCGGCGCTATTGGTATCCGGTATCATCACGGTGCTGGTCACGTCATACGGGACAAACGTGAGAAACGCACTCTCCCTTTTACACCAGCGATCTCCGGCCACCAGCGAAACTGCCCGCAATCCGGCCGACACGGTTCAACCCAAAGACGATCATCACGCCGCAGCAGTATCATTTGACGCAGTCAACCCTACCCAATTTGAATACAAGCCGGAACCAAGGCCGCTGCAGGCCGATAAACCGGATTCGTCTACGTCCATAAACCTGAAGGAAGACGAAGGTCAACATTCTGTACCCGCCTCCGGAGTTACACGGGATCTGTCCGGATATCTCGCCAGTATCTATCCGAACACCTCAAGAGTTGAGGCATTTCGAACCGCAGTCAGTCAATGGGCTACGGACAGAACCATATCCTCATACCTTGAAGATGTGAATCTGAATGATGATGATTTTTTTTACTTTTTGGCAAAGCAACACGGATTGACCTGCACCCGGATAAAGAACAGCCTCGCACTGATCGGGCATTTGAATCTTCCGGTGGTCCTTAAATGCCAGCTTCCGGATACGGAAGCGACCATTTACCTGACATTGATTCAATGGTATGGTATGAAACTAAAAATTCAGGCAGGACAGGATCAAAAACCCTTGATCGTTGATAAAGATCAACTGGCATCTATCTGGACCGGTGGAGGCTATATACTTTGGAAAAACTTTTCGGCCTGCACCGGAACAATTCCCATGAATTGCCCTGAAGAATCGATATTGACACTGAAACTATTATTAAAAGACATCGGGTTCGGTCATCTCCCCTTCAACACCCATTATGATGCCCAGACCCGCTCCGCGGTTCAATTTATTCAGCAGAAACACGGGCTTCAGGTGGACGGTGTTGTAGGGCCGCTGACGAAAATCGCAATCTATAATGACAAACCGGGGTTGCCGATACCGCATCTTATATCCCGATAG